The Paraburkholderia largidicola DNA segment GTTATTCGCTGAACCGGGCCGAGCAGGCCGACCGTATTGAAAGCGCCGTGAAAAAGGTGCTGGAGCAGGGCTATCGCACGGGCGACATCCTCACGCCGGGCTGCAAGCAGGTCGGCACGGAAGCGATGGGCGACGCCGTGGTGGCCGCGCTGTAATTGTTCTGGAAATACGCGTGAATCTGCCAATTTTGCGCGGATTCACGCAAATCGCGGCGCCCGCGCCGCAAAAAACGGGTTTTCGTGTAGACTCATGTGATGGCGACGATTCCTCAAATCTCCTCGATTTCGACACTGCGCGGCAAAACGGCCCGCGTGGTTGCGCTCGCCATTACCATCAAAACGATTACCCCGAAAACGATCACGAAGCGCTGATCGTCCGTCGTGCCCGCCCATCTTCCCCGCGCGGTCACTGCGGGCAAAGATGCGGGGAAGTGTCCACTCGAAGGGTATGAAGTCATGAACGTAGGTCTCGTAGGTTGGCGCGGCATGGTCGGCAGCGTCCTGATGCAACGTATGCAGCAGGAAGGCGATTTCGATCTGATCGAACCGGTGTTTTTCAGCACCAGCAACGCAGGCGGCAACGCGCCGTCGTTTGCCAAAAACGAGACCAAGCTCAAAGATGCGACAAGCATCGACGACCTGAAGAAGTGCGACGCCATCATCTCCTGCCAGGGCGGCGACTACACGAACGAAGTGTTCCCCAAGCTGCGCGCAGCGGGCTGGAACGGCTACTGGATCGACGCGGCTTCGTCGCTGCGCATGAAGGACGACGCCGTCATCATTCTCGATCCCGTCAACCTCGACGTGATCAAGAACGCGCTGGTCAAGGGCCAGAAGAATTTCATCGGCGGCAACTGCACGGTCAGCCTGATGCTGATGGCGCTGGGCGGCCTGTTCCGCGAAAACCTCGTCGACTGGATGACGGCCATGACGTATCAGGCTGCTTCGGGCGCGGGTGCGCAGAACATGCGTGAACTGCTGAGCCAGATGGGCACGCTGCACGGCGCAGTGAAGGACGAACTGGCCAACCCGTCGTCGGCCATTCTCGACATCGACCGCCGCGTGCTGGCCGCCATGAACAGCGACAGCATGCCGACCGATCACTTCGGCGTGCCGCTCGCCGGCTCGCTGATCCCGTGGATCGACAAGGATCTCGGCAACGGCATGTCGAAGGAAGAGTGGAAGGGCGGCGCGGAAACCAACAAGATTCTCGGCAAGCCCGCAATGGGCGAACCGGGCTCGATTCCCGTCGACGGTCTGTGCGTGCGTATCGGCGCAATGCGCTGCCACTCGCAGGCGCTGACCATCAAGCTGAACAAGGACGTGCCGCTCGACGAAATCAACGGCATTCTGGCGTCGGCGAACGACTGGGTGAAGGTCGTGCCGAACGAGCGTGAAGCGTCGATGCGCGATCTGTCGCCCGCCGTGGTGACGGGCACGCTGACGGTGCCGGTCGGCCGTCTGCGCAAGCTCGCGATGGGCGGCGAATACCTGTCGGCATTCACGGTCGGCGACCAGCTGCTGTGGGGCGCTGCTGAGCCGCTGCGTCGTATGCTTCGCATTCTGCTCGACAAGTAAAGTAAACTAGCGCGTTAGCTGAACGACGCGTAGAAAACTCCAAAAAGCGTCGCGAATTTCGCGGCGCTTTTTTATTGTGCATTTCAGAATCTTGTCGCCAACACTTCTAAGCATGCGCCGCACGACCGCGCACGAAAGGTCCCGATGACGGCCCGATTCCCTCTTCTTCAAGCCGCCACACGTAGCGGCTCGCAACGAATTGCGGCAGCAGTCGCAATCGTATTTGCCTGTGCACTTTCGATATCGGGCGCGGCGTCCGCACAGACGGCGGCTACTAACGCCGCGAGCGCCGCTGCGGCGGCGAGCGCGCCCGCTGGTGCGGCTTCCGGCGGCACGCAATTCACCGTTCAGCCGGGGCAATCGCTGAACGACGCCGCTGTCGCGATGACGCAGTCGCGCGACCGCGCCGTGCTGGCGCGCGCCGCGAAAGCGATCTTCGACGCGAATCCGAATGCGTTCATGGGGCACGATCCAAGCCGGTTGCGGCTCGGCGCTGTCCTGAATCTGCCTGCCGTCGATGCGACGGGTGCGCCGGTCGGCGCGGCATCGGCTGCGGCGTCCGCCTCTGCTGCGTCTGGCGCGGCGCCGCAGGCTGCGACCAACAGCAACGCTGCTGCGACGACTTCGGCATCCGCGCCCGCTGCAACGGCTGCTGGCGCGAGTGTTTCGGCCGCCGGCGCATCGTCGCCGGCCGAAGCGGCCGCGACGCCGACGCAAAGCGCCAGTGCTGCGGCCGCCGAGGCGACGTCCGCGCCCGCAACCGGCGCGTTGCCCACGAGCGGCGCGGCTGCATCCACGGCTTCGGGGGCGAGCGGCACGCATTCGTACACGGGTTCGATCCAGGGCAGCGAGTCCGCTGCTACGCCGCCCGGC contains these protein-coding regions:
- the asd gene encoding aspartate-semialdehyde dehydrogenase; translated protein: MNVGLVGWRGMVGSVLMQRMQQEGDFDLIEPVFFSTSNAGGNAPSFAKNETKLKDATSIDDLKKCDAIISCQGGDYTNEVFPKLRAAGWNGYWIDAASSLRMKDDAVIILDPVNLDVIKNALVKGQKNFIGGNCTVSLMLMALGGLFRENLVDWMTAMTYQAASGAGAQNMRELLSQMGTLHGAVKDELANPSSAILDIDRRVLAAMNSDSMPTDHFGVPLAGSLIPWIDKDLGNGMSKEEWKGGAETNKILGKPAMGEPGSIPVDGLCVRIGAMRCHSQALTIKLNKDVPLDEINGILASANDWVKVVPNEREASMRDLSPAVVTGTLTVPVGRLRKLAMGGEYLSAFTVGDQLLWGAAEPLRRMLRILLDK